From a region of the Corallococcus coralloides DSM 2259 genome:
- a CDS encoding OPT family oligopeptide transporter has product MSHGSPPVVDDRVPLAEAHGAPHKPYVSPEQSPAELTIRGLVLGSVLGIVFAASSVYLAIKVGLTVSASIPVAVLSIAIFRALGRSSILENTIVQTTGSAGESLAFGVAAALPALLILGYDISLTHAFLTAALGGVLGVLMMIPLRQGLIVQEHGKLTYPEGTASADVLIVGEQGGTNARTVILGFIIGGVYKFAYSGMKLFKEAIGTPIKGLKAATLSTEVSPELLGVGYIIGPRVAGITFAGGVLSYLILIPMISFFGSGMETPLLVHNGMLIKDMSPDQIRNAYVLYIGAGAVATGGLISLIRSLPTIVGAFKRSVETLRQSRTQGALPTVLRTDQDLPITVVLVGSALLILAIWLAPPLHVNFISAILIVIFGFFFVTVSARITGEIGSSSNPISGMVVATLLVTCLVYLLFGWTSSPDRFMALTTAAIVGIAASNGGTTAQDLKTAFLVGGTPKKQQIALFVGVLTSAMFIGLVLVLLNQGATAVIPETHPGVQVTELTQETRTQHTWRWAVSQDALTQRGMTPAQLKRSLWAERLDMAPVDGGLELRSWRPMPPEQLSGLTLAPANGPSLKLSDAGAITAGPDRIYKEGFVRGADTPVPAGRYLVDDQGSIQYVVDPGIGGRISEYEGQTLTRYSAPKAQLFALIIDGILTQRLPWDLVLLGVFIALMLELCGVSSLPFAVGVYLPISSSAPIFVGGMVRHFVDKLRGGTAAESEFSPGTLMSSGYIAGGSIAGVLIAFLEIASDGAWTRAINLPALFGHEGAVGSFLNAVGESELAHPTWSNVWGLAFFAVLTAVLFRSALKGKSGAEAPPPSH; this is encoded by the coding sequence TTGTCCCACGGTTCCCCGCCGGTCGTCGATGATCGCGTCCCCCTCGCGGAGGCGCATGGTGCCCCGCACAAACCCTATGTGTCCCCCGAGCAGTCGCCCGCGGAGCTGACGATCCGCGGACTGGTGCTCGGGTCGGTGCTGGGCATCGTGTTCGCGGCGTCATCCGTGTACCTGGCCATCAAGGTCGGCCTCACGGTGTCCGCGTCCATCCCGGTGGCGGTGCTCTCCATCGCCATCTTCCGGGCCCTGGGGCGCTCCAGCATCCTGGAGAACACCATCGTCCAGACGACGGGCTCCGCGGGTGAGTCGCTCGCGTTCGGCGTGGCGGCGGCGCTGCCCGCGCTGCTCATCCTGGGCTACGACATCAGCCTCACGCACGCGTTCCTCACCGCCGCGCTGGGCGGCGTCCTGGGCGTGCTGATGATGATTCCGCTGCGCCAGGGCCTCATCGTCCAGGAGCACGGCAAGCTCACCTACCCGGAGGGCACCGCCAGCGCGGACGTGCTCATTGTCGGCGAGCAGGGCGGCACCAACGCGCGCACGGTCATCCTGGGTTTCATCATCGGCGGCGTCTACAAGTTCGCCTACTCCGGGATGAAGCTCTTCAAGGAGGCCATCGGCACGCCCATCAAGGGGCTCAAGGCCGCGACGCTCTCCACGGAGGTGTCCCCGGAGCTGCTCGGCGTGGGCTACATCATCGGGCCGCGCGTGGCGGGCATCACCTTCGCCGGCGGCGTGCTCAGCTACCTCATCCTCATCCCGATGATCTCCTTCTTCGGCAGCGGCATGGAGACGCCGCTGCTGGTGCACAACGGGATGCTCATCAAGGACATGTCGCCGGATCAGATCCGCAACGCGTACGTGCTCTACATCGGCGCGGGCGCGGTGGCGACGGGCGGCCTCATCAGCCTCATCCGCTCCCTGCCCACCATCGTGGGCGCCTTCAAGCGCAGCGTGGAGACGCTGCGCCAGTCGCGCACGCAGGGCGCCCTGCCCACGGTGCTGCGCACGGATCAGGACCTGCCCATCACGGTGGTGCTGGTGGGCAGCGCGCTGCTCATCCTCGCCATCTGGCTGGCGCCGCCGCTGCACGTGAACTTCATCTCCGCCATCCTCATCGTCATCTTCGGCTTCTTCTTCGTGACGGTGAGCGCGCGCATCACCGGTGAGATTGGCTCTTCCTCCAACCCCATCTCCGGCATGGTGGTGGCCACGCTGCTCGTCACCTGCCTCGTGTACCTGCTCTTCGGCTGGACGTCGTCGCCGGACCGCTTCATGGCGCTCACCACGGCGGCCATCGTGGGCATCGCCGCGTCCAACGGCGGCACCACCGCGCAGGATTTGAAGACGGCGTTCCTCGTGGGCGGCACGCCCAAGAAGCAGCAGATCGCCCTCTTCGTCGGCGTGCTCACCAGCGCGATGTTCATCGGCCTGGTGCTGGTGCTGCTCAACCAGGGCGCCACGGCGGTCATCCCGGAGACGCACCCGGGCGTGCAGGTGACGGAGCTGACGCAGGAGACGCGCACCCAGCACACCTGGCGCTGGGCGGTGTCCCAGGACGCGCTCACCCAGCGCGGCATGACGCCCGCGCAGCTCAAGCGCTCGCTGTGGGCGGAGCGCCTGGACATGGCGCCGGTGGACGGCGGGCTGGAACTGCGCAGCTGGCGCCCGATGCCGCCCGAGCAGCTGTCCGGCCTCACGCTGGCGCCGGCCAACGGCCCGTCGCTGAAGCTGTCGGACGCGGGCGCCATCACCGCCGGTCCGGACCGCATCTACAAGGAAGGCTTCGTGCGCGGCGCGGACACGCCCGTGCCCGCCGGCCGCTACCTGGTGGATGACCAGGGCAGCATCCAGTACGTGGTGGACCCGGGCATCGGTGGCCGCATCAGCGAGTACGAGGGCCAGACGCTCACCCGCTACTCCGCGCCCAAGGCGCAGCTGTTCGCGCTCATCATCGACGGCATCCTCACGCAGCGGCTGCCGTGGGACCTGGTGCTGCTGGGCGTCTTCATCGCCCTGATGCTGGAGCTGTGCGGCGTGTCCTCGCTGCCCTTCGCGGTGGGCGTGTACCTGCCCATCAGCAGCAGCGCGCCCATCTTCGTGGGCGGCATGGTGCGCCACTTCGTGGACAAGCTGCGCGGCGGCACCGCGGCGGAGTCCGAGTTCTCCCCCGGCACGCTGATGTCCTCCGGCTACATCGCGGGCGGCTCCATCGCGGGCGTGCTGATTGCCTTCCTTGAAATCGCCAGCGACGGTGCCTGGACGCGCGCCATCAACCTGCCCGCCCTCTTCGGGCATGAAGGCGCGGTGGGCTCCTTCCTCAACGCCGTAGGCGAGAGCGAGCTGGCGCACCCGACCTGGTCCAACGTCTGGGGCCTGGCGTTCTTCGCCGTCCTCACCGCGGTGCTGTTCCGCTCGGCCCTCAAGGGCAAGAGCGGCGCGGAAGCCCCGCCGCCGTCGCACTGA
- a CDS encoding RNA polymerase factor sigma-32, with translation MQASTEQSSNSGSLAMYLSEINQYSLLKVEEEQELARRFIKGDLAAGHRLVTSNLRFVVKVSYEYRSYGIKMSDLIQEGNIGLMKAVQKFDPDKGIRLISYAVWWIRAYIQNYILKSWSLVKLGTTQAQRKLFFSLARTRRELEKLGSGEAVVNVDEIARKLHVKPGEVREMEQRMGGRDLSLDAPMGEDGGNSHVDFVVSAAAPQDDEFADKEEAGLINNRVRTALMRLDPRERFIIEQRVMNERPMTLKELGEHFGFSRERARQLEIRAKDKLKSELAALMAEVDPETLAAQG, from the coding sequence ATGCAGGCTTCGACCGAGCAGTCGTCCAATTCTGGCTCCCTCGCGATGTATCTCTCGGAGATCAACCAGTACTCGCTCCTGAAGGTGGAGGAGGAGCAGGAGCTGGCGCGCCGGTTCATCAAGGGGGACCTGGCCGCGGGCCACCGCCTGGTGACGAGCAACCTGCGCTTCGTGGTGAAGGTCTCCTACGAGTACCGCTCCTACGGCATCAAGATGTCGGACCTCATCCAGGAGGGGAATATCGGCCTGATGAAGGCGGTGCAGAAGTTCGACCCGGACAAGGGCATCCGCCTCATTTCGTACGCGGTGTGGTGGATCCGCGCGTACATCCAGAACTACATCCTGAAGAGCTGGTCCCTGGTGAAGCTTGGAACCACGCAGGCGCAGCGCAAGCTGTTCTTCAGTCTGGCCCGCACGCGCCGTGAGCTGGAGAAGCTGGGCAGCGGCGAGGCCGTGGTGAACGTGGATGAGATTGCCCGCAAGCTCCATGTGAAGCCCGGTGAAGTGCGTGAGATGGAGCAGCGCATGGGCGGCCGGGACCTGTCCCTGGACGCGCCCATGGGCGAGGACGGCGGCAACAGCCACGTGGACTTCGTGGTGAGCGCGGCGGCGCCCCAGGACGACGAGTTCGCGGACAAGGAGGAGGCGGGCCTCATCAACAACCGCGTCCGCACCGCCCTCATGCGGCTGGATCCTCGCGAGCGCTTCATCATCGAGCAGCGCGTGATGAACGAGCGCCCCATGACGCTCAAGGAGCTGGGTGAGCACTTCGGCTTCTCCCGCGAGCGCGCGCGCCAGCTGGAGATCCGCGCCAAGGACAAGCTCAAGTCGGAGCTGGCCGCCCTGATGGCGGAGGTGGATCCGGAGACGCTCGCCGCCCAGGGCTGA
- a CDS encoding transglutaminase TgpA family protein: MKRPLRLRLALRDLAVGSAFGAMAMSGQLPVWVLGVFIGALVLALCNVRLVARFSRLSALGLLVAAVLLGLQLTAGAMNAVVAACAFASLIAAQRMLSTPDASAEGQTHLTGLLMVAGGAALSGDMSYALFLIAFGVLASLSLALGVVEAAVPDGEPVPVRAVLRPLSTGVMFAVAGAVAFFVLFPRLNWAMVGPRSAPGFGAVSSAGYSNTVRLGGAGTIKGNPRVVLRATLTPDPGREALDAYWVGRTYDTFDGMEWTNVVGAQQTERQITLRPASDTLLHQRIELLPAYGARTLIALEMPSRLGNARAHTPTGTRYSPVQLQGGSEVRFTVTAPSYTYEAYSLPPEAKAGMSPALVQAERDQLLALPEHLDARVAQLAARVLQGEKEPLAAARKLAAFLQRDYAYTLEQAGTPEDPLAEFLFVRKAGHCEHFATALTLMLRTQGIGARLATGFYGGARMDGGYLLRAGDAHAWTHVLVPGRGFVTVDATPPSNRPSQGSVLLEQLLALYEAVEARWRNSVVDYSFRDQFELASKLVRPPRRPAGAPANQAPSRLPPPRAWVTAAVVAFVVWRAGRLVSRWTGRAPVLEATRFLDRVDAVLQKAHVPRFEHETLEDLTTRLAREGHPLALALTPLTRRYLEARFGGRALREGEAEHLLATLRRALDAEAARRAAKPAGQAGPTARAS; the protein is encoded by the coding sequence GTGAAGCGCCCCTTGAGGCTGCGGCTCGCCCTGCGCGACCTGGCGGTGGGCTCCGCCTTTGGCGCGATGGCCATGTCCGGCCAGCTCCCCGTGTGGGTGCTGGGCGTCTTCATCGGGGCGCTGGTGCTGGCGCTGTGCAACGTGCGGCTCGTCGCGCGCTTCTCCCGCCTGTCCGCGCTGGGGTTGCTGGTCGCGGCGGTGCTCCTGGGCCTCCAGCTGACGGCCGGCGCGATGAACGCGGTGGTGGCGGCGTGCGCCTTCGCGAGCCTCATCGCCGCGCAGCGGATGCTGTCCACGCCTGATGCCTCGGCGGAGGGCCAGACGCACCTGACGGGGCTCTTGATGGTGGCCGGTGGCGCGGCGCTGTCGGGCGACATGTCCTACGCGCTGTTCCTCATCGCCTTCGGGGTGCTGGCCAGCCTGTCGCTGGCGCTGGGCGTGGTGGAGGCGGCGGTGCCGGACGGCGAGCCCGTGCCGGTGCGCGCGGTGCTGCGGCCGCTGTCCACGGGCGTGATGTTCGCGGTGGCCGGCGCGGTGGCCTTCTTCGTCCTCTTCCCCCGCCTCAACTGGGCCATGGTGGGGCCGCGTTCGGCGCCGGGCTTCGGCGCGGTGAGCAGCGCGGGCTACTCCAACACCGTGCGGCTGGGCGGCGCGGGCACCATCAAGGGCAACCCGCGCGTGGTGCTGCGCGCCACGCTCACGCCGGATCCAGGCCGCGAAGCGCTGGACGCCTACTGGGTGGGCCGCACCTACGACACCTTCGACGGCATGGAGTGGACGAACGTCGTCGGCGCGCAGCAGACGGAGCGGCAGATCACCCTGCGCCCCGCCAGCGACACGCTCCTCCACCAGCGCATCGAGCTGCTGCCCGCGTACGGGGCCCGCACGCTGATTGCGCTGGAGATGCCCTCGCGCCTGGGCAACGCCAGGGCCCACACGCCCACCGGCACCCGATACAGCCCGGTGCAGCTCCAGGGCGGGAGCGAGGTGCGCTTCACCGTCACCGCGCCCTCGTACACCTACGAGGCCTACAGCCTGCCGCCGGAGGCGAAGGCGGGCATGTCCCCCGCCCTGGTCCAGGCGGAGCGCGACCAGCTCCTGGCGCTGCCCGAACACCTGGATGCGCGCGTCGCCCAGCTCGCGGCGCGGGTGCTCCAGGGAGAGAAGGAGCCGCTGGCCGCGGCGCGCAAGCTCGCCGCCTTCCTGCAGCGGGACTACGCGTACACGCTGGAGCAGGCAGGCACGCCGGAGGATCCGCTGGCGGAGTTCCTCTTCGTGCGCAAGGCGGGCCACTGCGAGCACTTCGCCACCGCGCTCACCCTGATGCTGCGCACGCAGGGCATCGGGGCGCGGCTCGCCACGGGCTTCTACGGCGGCGCGCGCATGGACGGCGGCTACCTGTTGCGCGCGGGCGACGCACACGCCTGGACGCACGTGCTCGTCCCGGGTCGCGGCTTCGTCACCGTGGACGCGACGCCGCCGTCGAACCGCCCGAGCCAGGGCTCCGTGCTGCTGGAGCAGCTGCTCGCCCTCTATGAAGCGGTGGAGGCGCGCTGGCGCAACTCCGTCGTCGACTACTCCTTCCGCGACCAGTTCGAGCTGGCGAGCAAGCTGGTCCGCCCGCCGCGCCGTCCGGCCGGCGCCCCCGCGAACCAGGCCCCCAGCCGCCTGCCCCCGCCGCGCGCGTGGGTGACGGCCGCCGTCGTGGCCTTCGTCGTCTGGCGCGCGGGCCGCCTCGTCTCCCGCTGGACGGGCCGCGCCCCGGTGTTGGAGGCCACGCGCTTCCTCGACCGGGTGGACGCGGTGCTCCAGAAGGCCCACGTGCCGCGCTTTGAACACGAGACGCTGGAGGACCTGACCACGCGCCTGGCGCGGGAAGGCCATCCGCTGGCGCTGGCGCTGACGCCCCTCACCCGCCGCTACCTGGAGGCCCGCTTCGGCGGCCGAGCCCTGCGCGAGGGAGAGGCCGAGCACCTGCTCGCCACCTTGCGCCGCGCGCTGGACGCTGAAGCCGCCCGCCGCGCCGCGAAGCCGGCCGGCCAGGCGGGCCCTACCGCCCGCGCCTCCTGA